In Poecilia reticulata strain Guanapo linkage group LG15, Guppy_female_1.0+MT, whole genome shotgun sequence, the sequence CTGTATGACCTCTTGTCGCCCTCTAGTGGAGGTTTGTGATCGTccattttgttggttttccaGCTCAGGAGGCTGAAGCCGTCACACATGAAATATGTTAGGGGGGAATTTTTactgaggttttaaaaaagatggagtatttttaaaatggaaactaTAAGTATTTATCGTTAATCGTCTTTAGTATTAAATGGGACTACAAACATCCTGTGATTTTTACTGAAGAGCAGATTTTCGTTTTAACTTTGTGGAATAAAACGAGTGATCCAtatctgatataaaaaaatgtaagttgatccaaaaaaatatcctttttcttattatttttttatcaggcAAACCTGCATGTaacacacaaaacataaaacagtttttgcaaTTAGAACTTTCAACAGGACAGATTTGACATTTAGTGGTGAAAGGTTTGACACCACTGAATTCAGGTAACCTTCATGCTTTTGGTCGGAAGCTGGAGTACCAGGtcgggatttgaacccaggacctttttgctgcagtgttttgcaataataataaatattgctGCTCACCCAGAGATGGAGGCCTCCTCAGCAGCAGGGGGAGCATGGACGCCTTTGCCTGTGAAGCCTGGCATTGTGGTCCGACtggcacagaaacagaaatggacTCTTACAGGTTTCTGGATATTTCTGTAAGACCAACAAGCTTAATAAATAACAGCACAAGAGCAGGTTTTTGGTGGCAGCATGAGTCTCACTGCGCTGTCAGTGTGTACGACGGTGTGACGCTCCGCTTCACTGTTAGAGGCTGGAAATCTGCCTCCATGTTGTCAATGTCGTCCATGTTCTCTGAGCCAATCGTACCGCTGTAAAGACATGAGACCCCGCTTACATTCATTCCCCTCAGGAGTCATTTTCTGACTGATTTTTAGTCTCTAAGGTTTGTGTTGTGGTGTCTGACCTTAACTTGCcaaacattttaagcaaaagTTGAAAACATCGAGTCTGAACAAACAGGGGAGTTTATGGATTCCAGCACAAGAGGAGATAATCAGAACTGGAAGATGAAAAGGACCTAAAGTGGAAATGATGCATGTGATAATAACTCTGACACGTTATGTTGGGAAATGCTATATAGATGTTTCCAAGAACCCTTTTAGAGACGTTGTCCAGAGATCAACAGGGAATTTTCTATGATTGGACCAGATCTGAAGGTGGTCAGACACTACAGGATCTTCACATCTTCTTAAGCTTTTCAGTTTGAttgagatctggactttgactggtccacaGCTACGCTTGATTCTTCTCTTGTTCTGACCTTCTGTTGTAGATCTGCggctttatttctatttataacACATTGAGATTTGACTCTGCAGTACTTTGGTGTAAAGCGGAATTCATTCTTGACTTAAGCTGAACACGTTCAGTAAGAGCAAACCAAGCCCATAGCATCACTTCTCCACCACCGTGTTGGATTTAAGTTTTTGAACAAAACCATAATCGGTTTTCTCCAAATATACTCTGTGCATCATAACCAAACATCTcttctgttatttaaaatatgtttacagaaatatttttgttcatcaaGATGTAAGTCCATTGCTTTTTCCTTCTAAAGATTAATTAACTTTCCCTTGAATTGTTCCAAACATACTTATTCagaatttttcttattttcctgCCATTAACTGAAGCACAAAGAATCCAACGTGGACTTTTGGAAAGAGCAGCATCTTGTAAATATTCTGTGGATTTCAAGCTGTCTGGAAGTGGGTAGCAACAGATCTTTGCTTCACTGAGATCTTGTGCATTGATTAGCAGCACCTGGCTGCTGCTTTTCCTCTTAAAGTCGGTGAAAGCAGCAGGAATGTAGCTTGTTTTCCCCATTTTCAGCCCTCAGTAATCCCCAAAACTCACGTAAATGAAGGGATTTGACCTGATCTTGCatatctgctgcagctgcaggaaaagcaaaacaaacaaaaaaatttctgttggatttcttatTGAAACGAACTCTGAAACGCAGACTCCACCAAGAACTGAAAGCGTACAATGAAATGGGTTTCCTGGCGTCGTTCCTGCGTCGAAGCTGTCGCCGGTTCCACTCAGCACCTGCAGACTGGAGACGCACAGCAACAATCAGTCTGAGAGCCGCATCTGACTGCAGAAACATCCAACTAACTCTGACAAACAAACCACTGATTtagaagaatgaaaataaacacaggCGCTGATttgctcaaaatgtttttaaaatactgttttgaGAAATTGGGGCCAGATTAGGTCAACTTTTCATTTCTACATCATGATTTAGtagtttaaaacagtttaaaaaaattatttttgtcttttttatataaagtaaatacaaaataagaaaatatatatattctccCTCACTTTAATTACactacaaatacacaaaatatgaGTATtattggtctagtttcttgtgcaaatgtcTGATTACACtcgaaaaaagataaaactgacttatcagtaacttttcaggaagatagaATGTAgatttaagtaaacaattcatTTAAGATTGACTGAAAAAAGTAATAGCTCCACTGGCAAACTtaagaaaacttatttttaaagccaagtggaataatctgccagtggaactactactttttaaatcaatactaaataaattatttacgtTTAAAGAACTTGctaaaaaagtttcttttgttttaattcaagtgtacaaagacaTTTGCAGTGTAAACTAgattatttccattaaatagcCTCCAGCAACAGATATTCAGTTTTTCAGTGTTCCGGCCCTTTAAGAGAAAGGAGTGAAGTAAAAATGGAGAGATGGTTTAGATGTGATGTCAGTCAGGACAGAGCTCACCTGCCACAGCTGAGGCCTGCTGCTGTAGCGCCGTGATGAGGTCCGCTCGCTCACAGGGTCGGCCCGGCGCTCCAGGGTCGCTCCAGCTGCGTTTAGGGATCTGGGGAACTTCATCCCCCTGTTCACCTCCTCATAGCTCCTGTCAGGACAGTTCAGGGCATCGGTTTGGGTTTGTTTCCCCTCTTTCATTGCATAATCTCAATAGGCAGCCTGAGATGATCTGATTCTGCTCCATTTCATCTTCATGGTTTCTCTGCGCAGCTCTTAACGTGAACAGAGGCCACAAGGTTTGCTGATGACATCGCCGGAGCGCAGAATTTAACCTATTCACTCTGGATTACTCCAAAGACAGAATGACACTCTGCAGGCTTTACATAATGGCGCGTGTGGGAGGGGAGCTTTGTTTGGCTTTATTATTAGATGTCACTGTTTTCTGACCTCTGAGTGGAAGAAGTGTAAATGTAGCGTCGGAGCGCCGCTGAGTCATCGCTGCACGAGCCGCGGGccgacgaagaggaggaggcctGATGGAGAAGAAAGTTTAGTGGAGGAAGATCACCAGAGGTTCAGAAAGAGAGGTTCAGTCTGTTCACAGGATGATGGTCGTCCGTTCCTAACCTTTCTAGTCAGTGATCTACAGATAACTTCAGTTATAATATTcaacataaaatcataaatcagGATAATGTTCTCAAAGTGAACACCTGGCTGACGGTGTTTTATGGATATTACTTCACTCCAGCTATAAAACACAAGTCATTACTTCAacattgcagtaaaaaaaaaaacaactaaattgcGAGGTGCGACCATCAGTTGAAAAAGAGGCTGGAGTTAATGAACATTTTGTATTATCCAGTTTCTCCAtctgacaacaaaaacacatttcagagcTGGAGAGCCGGTTTGGTCGTTACTCACCAGACGCCCGGCGTGTTTTTCAGGGAGCGTTGCTGCTGTCCTCTGTGGCTGAGTGGGATCGGCTGAACCTGGGACTGACAGAAAACGTTCAAGTTTCAGCACCAAACGTGGATCATGATCAAAGACTGAGCTCAGATTACCTATCAAAGAAATGCTGAAAATCAGGGACAACGTCTCACCAAATTATAcgaggttttaaaatgtaaccttTAGCTGaggtttaataaataaaactaaagttttgtttttgctgtttgctgctgttttacatTCTGACAGTGAAGCAGCCATTAGCTCTAATGGCTGTGATTACAGGTGAACGCTAACGGAGAGCCAGTGGATTGTTGCTTTTTCAACCCAATTATGCGGCTCTATACCATTTCATTTGCATTCCTGCTCTGCACTTCCACTTTGCATTAATAATGTCTTGTTAGTGTgaattttagactttaaaaagttattaaaaagaaagaacatttgtatttcttattttctacAACTTTTAGAAGGTTTGAAGCAAAGGTGAATCGCTGCACTAAACCAACAACTACTGATAAGAAATCGGTCATTATTTTACAGCagatatataaaacatttactcCTTAATCTAAATTATTTCACCACTCAGTCTTGCTTTTGTTGCTGCATCAGTAATCCTCCTGGAGTCGCAGAAAATACTCTAactgtccatccattttcttacacccttgtccctaagtGGGGCTGGTAGAGgagctggtgcctctccagctaagtattttttaaaagcaggcaCTTTTATTACCTGCTTTTAAAAAGAGACCCCACCTCTTGCGAGAGGTGGGGtgacctggacaggttgccagtctatCACagtgcaacacagagacaaacaaccatgcacacacacactcacacctaggggcaatttagacagaccaattaacctgacagtcatgtttttggactgtgggaggaaactggagtacctggagaaaatcCACAAGCACAGCGAGAACATgccaactccatgcagaaagaccagggccgggaattgaacccagaaccttcttgctgcaaggcaacagctctaccaactgcgccactgtgcagccctactCTAACTGTACTTAAGCAAAAGTacgaataaataaaaagtacaactctaacattttttcttttacttgaatacaagtacctgcttttaaaaaaatacttaaagcattgaaagtaaatgtatttctctATTATTTGGAATATCATTAactgtttgtatgttttctttaataaatcaatgtgccattttaatgatcAATGCTGCAGATAATCCATGTTTTCACACATGGATGTGTGAATTTCAGGGATGACCTGCAAAGTTAAATACCActaactcaaataaaaaatatggatAATTACacctttaaagattttatttaaaacaaattaaaatgtgttattttaactgCAGAAAACACATTCAAGTGAAAGTTATGAGCAGAGAAATGGACATTAGACACACCTAACACAGGATCGTTTCCACTGATGTTTCAATTTGTCAGCAGTTAAAAAATACCATACATTCAACTGTTTTATGGATTATTAGTTAACAATATTTCTCCAAAACTTGGGcccaaaagttattttttaatgttgtgatATTGTCtgtaaagctgaaaatgtttgtggATCTGCACCAAGTGTGTAATCTGTCACTTTCTATCACcatgtaaaaaacacatttaatatggaaaatattcatttaatgagctgcacagtggagcagctggtagagctgttgccttgcagcaagaaggttctgggttcgattcccggccccagtctttctgcatggagtctccatgttctccctgtgcatggtgggttttctccaggtactccggtttcctcccacagtccaaaaacatgactgtcaggttaattggcctttccaaattctccctaggtgtgagtgtgtgtgtgcatggttgtgtgtctctgtgttgcaacagactggcgacctgtccaggtgaccccgcctctcgcccagaacgttagctggagaggcaccagcacctcctgaccccactgagggacaagggtgtaaagaaaatggatggatgggattCATTTAACCTGTGATATGGTGTACATGTAACGCAACTTTATAGAAGTGGAGTAGAAAAGCAGAATTAAATCTACTTTAGTAAAGTACAGATGTACCTAAAAAGTAACAAAGTGCTTGAACTCCACTGGTTATCAGCACTAACCTGAAAGGCTGGCAGTTGTTTGAGGCCTTTTCCTGAGCCACTGTGAAAACGGATCTATGAACTCTGTCCGGCTTCGGATCCCAAGCTGCACTCTGGCTCCTGCGCTCAGATGGCCGCTGCAGGGGTCCAGCAGGGGGACATCGTCTCTAAACGGAGCCAGGGCAACGGGCTTCTGAGAGGCCACACGTCCAGTTCCCGGCTCATCCCTCCTTCCTGCCCTGCACAGACCAGAGCTCAGCCTGTTGATCACTTTTATCTCTGTGGGAAGAGACGAGAAGGGGTTCGAAGCTGCAGCCATGCTACAGGATGTTTTGTTTCAGGCGTTGCCTGGagactgttgttgttttctgctctgaTCAAATGACATGCGGAGAGGCCGTGAAGATGCTGCTGCACATGCGATGCATACAAACACCTCAGATCGAACCGCTCAGGCAGCCACCTAGAGAATACTTTAAATGGACTCACATTTAGTCAAACCAACACTAAACCCTTCTTCCATACTAAATACCATCTTTTGTCTGCAATACGCAGAACATTCAGTATGTCTATATGACATTTCTATGCTCTGAtgatcaaaatgttattttatcttGCTAATCAAGGAACTTGCTAAGCTTGTGATCATAACTCTGAAATAGAAACATGTAATTTTTTGGCAGAATGATAACACATGAAGTCGTAACCACTTCTAGATAGTTTTATCTGCAACTACAatatttctgattattaaagGATGACgtagtaaaaataattattttatttctcttaaaggTAACAGAAAAATGCCTGACCTGGAAGAAAGGAacgaaaagacacaaaaaagacCCAATAAATGTTCTGCTGATCAATCTGGTCCAGTTTGGTTGagtaatcatttttatttgcatggcACACTTTGTTATTCTTGTATTGATAGATTTTATAATCAATACGTTTCTCTCCCTACAGACACTTTTATGTCAGAAAAGGCGTCTTCCTGTCAGTTCCATCATGGTGGTTCAGccaattacatttaatttgttatcatttatgttttttctgttactATCACCTTCAGGTTTTTATGTTCCTTTTGCTTCCGCCTCATCCTGCCCGTCTGTTTATAGTTTACTCATTTACCTTTCCCAGCTGTATCACCTCTAATTAGCTCTTCCCGTTTCTTTTGTGACTAGCTGCGTTTTATTTACCATATAATTTCGCAActtgacatttagaaaataaatgctcTCAATGGAAACACGGATATTTTGACAAccgttttctttaaaaagttttcccGCATCAAAAATTGGGTTTATTTCACGAAACTGCAATGGAAGCCTTTTTGCCTCGTCAcaggagtcacatgatcaacaaccggatgttgtcATtggcgcaaaccacgaagaagacgacggcaggaagtggtaggaggatcgTGGTGCGGCATGtgctttaataaattattgtgtgaaaaaaaaacatattttacaatttttaattgtgtttcttatttaatggaaagaGCGCAgtcaaaaattgttttttcaacatGAATATTGACAAATTTTTGTCAATATTCGTTGCAGCTGCCTCCTCTCAGTATTCCTATGCTTCTCTGttgcttttgctgtttttgtttctttgtttaatcaaccattttaaaatgaactttagTGTgactttattgatttttgtgtaattaacaaaacaaacccaCAGTCGAACCATCTCCATCTGTATCAGTGATTAGGTCGGACTGGTAAAGTTTTGTATATTAACATAGTTTAACGTTTGCCCATCAGtgtttgttctgctgcagctgctatATTTCCACAACCTGCAGCGACTaatatatcaatcaatcaatcaatcaatcaaattttatttgtatagcacatttcagcagcaaggcatttcaaagtgctttacataattaaaataaaaacagaaataatcagtgagaaagagagatttaaaaaataaattaaaaaaaaaaaaaaaaaaaaaaaaacattacatcattaaaacgtcgaaaagaaagaagaagaaattaaaaacattaaagacataaaaacgtggaagacatcaaaaccggcactctaaccctaatttagccataagcaactctaaccaggtgggttttaagttgagatttaaaggctctcagtgtttcagctgttttacagttttctggaagtttgttccaaatctgtggtgcatagaaactgaatgctgcttctcctcgtctggttctggttctggggatgcagagcagaccagaaccagaagatctgagctATCATAGTGAGGAAAATGTGTTGCGAGAGTGAGGAGCAATTATTATCCACAGAAAGCTGcgacacaaaatgtgttttggtggCAAATGATAAACAGAAGGTTTGACCCTGCCTCGgggttgttatttttttatttattattttttttgtccggCATTTAAGGTGTCTGTCGTTTCTCCACGTGACCACTAGATGGAGTAATAGAGCCTGTGTGGTGAATAACGCCAGAGGTTAATGTGTGcatgctgctctgctgctcagTCATTACAATGCGGTGCACAGGTgtcaattttattcaaataaaaatgattaagcGACTCCAGTATCTATCAGGTTCCTCCCCAAACAAACATGACCGAGCTGGTGTTGGCAGAAAGAACATCTTCAAATATGGGGTGTTTGTAAAGTCCTCAACGTACgaaatggaaaatatgtaaattgcATGAAGgcaaaaagagtttttaaacaAAGGAAGTAATCTGGTGAAGGAGCAAGCATGAAAGAGCCGTCTTCCAGCCAACcaagcaaggaaaaaaaaatattatatgcCTCACTGTCTACTAATTAGTCTGCTTTTGTTGTGTGAAATTAGAAACTGAGTAAATATGCAGTTTAAGCGTATAGGTGCGGACAAAGGCGTGAGCCCCCGCCGCGCGTGGCAGGTGAAGGCCGGCTGATTGGTGGCATTCTTCACTGgaggtgtttgttttaaagttaatgtGTCAGAGGCGATGATGGTGATGCATGCTGATAGACgagtttttccccctttttttaacTCGAGCCTTCATTAGCGAACGTAAACACCCAAGAGCTGTTGAAAAGAGGGAGTAAAAATAGCCTAATTATTCTGATAACTGAGTTGTGAACATGCCCACAACCTCCACACAATGCCCCCctcacccaaacacacacacacacacacgcacacacacacacctcacacgagagcagagcagcagggaTCAAATGCAGCCTGTTTTAAATcattcttcaaataaaaacttatcaCTCATCTGCATCAGTGATGGAGTTTATAAGAAGTCTGAGGCAAATTCTTCTAATAAAAATGGCTCCATAAGTCCATTATTCCAAATTCTGCATTCATCttattgtttctgctttaaatctcatcttctgttacattttgtaaagCAGCCTAAGTCAGAGTTgactgttttccttttgcagAGGATCAGACATTCCTGGAGTCATTACAGACCTCGTTACTTTCCCCTGTGTTATTAGTCAGCTTGTCTGCCATTCTCCAGACTTCTCCACCgtctcagaaattatttaaatctcaaATCTTGCCCACGgtgcaaagcagcagcagccactAATTTGCACAGGCTGAATTCATCTGAGAGAAACTGTTGCTCCAGATTGAGAGGCGTTGTTGTAGCAGCTGCCGCTGCTGCAGAGAACCAACAAAGCCCAGATGAAGCTGTGAATCTGTAGTTCTGTTCGTCTGAATCTGAGCGGTTCTGGGTTTGCTTTCCATGCCGAGGTCTGACCCTCTGCTGGAAGGTGTCACAGCACAGAGAGTTGGATCAGTTTGAAAAACTGAGCTGCAGGAAAAGTGATGTAGTGGCTATTTAAGGGACTGAAATGGAGgatttaaaaagcagcacattCTGGAAGTTTCCGGCTCTAATTTGGTAATGCAGAGATCCATAACTCAGAGGGGAGAGGCTGTTGGCTGAATCACGCACATTATGGAAGAGTGTCAAGAAGAAAGTGATTCTCTAAAGAAGGCTTTTAGAAAAACAGCGCTCCAGGCAGTTTGGACCAAAATTAAGCTTCAACACAGTAAAATATGGcagtggctgcatcatgctgtggggattctGTTGTTCAGTGGAGACAGGGAAGCAGATCAGGCTCAATGGGgaaatggatggagctaaatcaAGGACAATACTGAAAGAAAACTTCAGGCTGAGATGGTTTAAACTAAAGCAttttcatgtgttaaaatggcctagtcaaagtccagactgaaaACCAATTGATAATCTGTGATAACCCATCAAAACTGATGTTTAGAGATTGTCTCATATGCAGACGTTCTCAGCTGGTGGAGTGATGACCATAAACATCCCTGAAAACTCGGTAAGTATTAATTCAGGTGGGGCTGAGCCCAAATGcttgccacacttttaagatttttacttCCCTCTCCTTTCATACATATACAATTGTGTAACATCTTTATAAAAGaccaaaaacatattaaaatgtgttttaagtaAACATATCACAGGTTCTAACTTGATAAATACAACCTGAGgtaaaagttagttttatttattagtgaTAATAAAATACTAAACAGTTTTCCTTCAGTAGCCCAAActttccaaaaacaaattactcaacacaagaacaaagggggaaaaaatagcaTATTCATGTACTgtaatggcctagtcaaagtccagacttcaATCCAATTCAGAATTTGTGAAAATCTGGCAAACTGATCACAGATGCGCTCTGTCCAATCTAACTTGGTTTCGcaaagaataaaaccaaaacatctgcAGTCGTAATATTTTATGATTCGAGTGGAAATTCAAggacatgccacacttttcagaattttatttataaaaataaatatcaatttcaCAATGACCTATATcatacaacattcaagtttatGAGTTGACTGAATAAGCAAAGGCCAATGCGGGACCAGTAGATTTAAATGAGActcaatcagaaccaaacatttcatcacaaccggagttttatttcattacgtAAAGCGCGCGCTGCCAGCTCCCCGTCCGTTTGTCTCGTCAAACGATGATAACGCGAGAGTTTATTAATAGCATAAAGGCCCCGAGGTGCGAATCAGGGGTCACACGCATCACGCTGTAAAAGACAGACAATTGATTACTGTCCAATGAGCGCGCATGCACAAGACTGGCCGGCACGCGCTCGGTCTCATGCCGCGCGTGGCACCTTCAACCATTTGGAAAAATCCAAGCAGAGCGTAGAAGAAGCTGGAGAGTGGCCCCGGGCCTCGGTGCAGCGCTGCCTCGCTGCCCTCGGTGGCTCCAGCTCCCCGCTTGTCACACTCACTTAGCTCAGCGGAGTAATGAATCCGCCGCTGTGCATTTTTCATGAGGGAGAAAAGTCTGCTCCTTATGATGCCTTTAATATGGAAGTCTTCACACGCCGCGCCCCGCAGCGCCCCCTGCGGGCCTCCAGGAGGCTGCATGATGTTTAATGTTAACATTCCCCCAGGGGGGAGTCAGCACGGCGCAATGTCACTTTCAGTGATGAATATGTTGACTGCGGCGCGCGCACTCTGCTGGAGATCAGGGTTTGGATTGAACACCTGCTTCAATCTGGAGGGagatgctggaaaaaaaatgtcagaatcaGCCAGTTAATCGCTGCGACTTTCCAGAAACGGTGAATTATTCAGAATGAAAGGGAGATGAGACCTTTTAAATTGGATTTGCGGTTGGGACTGGATTTCTAGAGCCTGGGAAAGATGGCGGCTCTGCACTGGAAGCCATTACTGGGCAGCTGAGCTGAAAGAGAGGCCCACTGATGGAGGAGGgtcagagagagggagggagaggagatttaaaaaaatacagagcgaaacagtgcagaaaatcacaacagaaaacatcaacacaACGGATACACAGCAAGAAGGAAGTATGGAGACAGAAGGAAGAACCtaagaaaagaaggaaggactGAAGGAAGAatgatggggggaaaaatgaaGGAACTGAAGAATGAAGGAAGTATTTATTCCTTAAGGAAGGATTGAAGAATAAACCAAATGTAAAGGGAGATTTTCTCAAGCATGCATGAATAATAAAAGCAACTCCAGGTATAATTTTTATAAGGAAATAAGATTATAAAATGATATGGAGCTCAAAATAGTCGATTTTACCTGATATTGCCTCTTTAACGTTCCTGTTCCCGTAGAGGAATCAGTTTTTCTATCATCAATAACTTAAATCTGAAGACTAATGGCCTGACG encodes:
- the spmip7 gene encoding uncharacterized protein C7orf72, with amino-acid sequence MAAASNPFSSLPTEIKVINRLSSGLCRAGRRDEPGTGRVASQKPVALAPFRDDVPLLDPCSGHLSAGARVQLGIRSRTEFIDPFSQWLRKRPQTTASLSVPGSADPTQPQRTAATLPEKHAGRLASSSSSARGSCSDDSAALRRYIYTSSTQRSYEEVNRGMKFPRSLNAAGATLERRADPVSERTSSRRYSSRPQLWQSAGAEWNRRQLRRRNDARKPISFCSRYARSGQIPSFTGTIGSENMDDIDNMEADFQPLTVKRSVTPSYTLTAHRTTMPGFTGKGVHAPPAAEEASISGVTRRRERAAPLSRMVTSVTPCNPYLSARLPAWRGFSPVKMRKF